In a single window of the Alphaproteobacteria bacterium LSUCC0684 genome:
- a CDS encoding alginate lyase family protein, translating into MLRFITLSILFIFIYEAIVLASSYEIRDYGDANCSIKEFNPSQLEIDLTANITGQIFGQYSLDATAFEENMWQAREALSLAAGSCLKENEHSNASCHGIIKAAKNWQQKTYLVAKSPYDSENWWEESFQSNEFFVSFLEALLIADERLDAQLNKDHELAEWLHNALHKNRKYETSKNNHRTVWVVAAVKTALLTDRKVKAGFNKKSAAELINWELNYQFGKMDKDGALPDEAIRGRRAVFYTGRELGYLLSLIEMGENIGLKSYETYADKLHKAVSYMIDAIDDANVIFPYAKKMKSSPKGDPLNQDYGKNDGERWGTFSFLKVYVSRFPEHENSIRIKNHQQLSVFLTKDSKQTKGFGIDIGCLNPNSVDKLYQIETTEPQIQQINSNQIGFEKPKFDRTVSGLKQRFACFFDFAKTNGLTNLPSDEDVSLFITNLEGNKYYRNTGHLKKLGLPDDVVDTNKKALLRLVNFEGTNEEYCNKPMLE; encoded by the coding sequence ATGCTCAGGTTTATCACTTTGAGTATTCTATTTATATTCATTTATGAAGCAATTGTATTAGCCTCTTCCTATGAAATCAGGGATTATGGAGATGCAAATTGCAGTATTAAGGAATTTAATCCATCTCAGCTTGAAATCGACCTCACGGCCAATATAACCGGGCAGATATTCGGACAATACAGCCTTGATGCAACAGCATTTGAAGAAAACATGTGGCAAGCAAGAGAAGCGCTCAGTCTAGCCGCAGGAAGTTGCCTCAAGGAAAATGAACATTCTAATGCGTCTTGCCATGGCATTATAAAGGCTGCCAAGAACTGGCAGCAAAAAACCTATCTTGTAGCCAAATCACCTTATGATAGCGAGAATTGGTGGGAAGAATCGTTTCAGTCAAACGAGTTTTTTGTTTCCTTTCTGGAAGCCCTTCTCATTGCAGATGAGAGACTTGATGCTCAACTCAACAAAGACCATGAATTGGCAGAATGGCTTCATAATGCTCTTCACAAGAATCGAAAATATGAAACCTCAAAAAACAATCATCGAACCGTATGGGTTGTCGCGGCCGTCAAGACGGCCCTTCTTACAGATAGAAAAGTTAAGGCTGGGTTTAACAAAAAATCCGCAGCAGAACTGATAAATTGGGAACTCAATTATCAATTTGGGAAAATGGATAAAGATGGCGCATTGCCGGATGAAGCAATTCGAGGCAGAAGAGCAGTTTTTTACACAGGGCGGGAACTTGGATATCTGCTTTCCCTTATCGAGATGGGTGAAAATATCGGCCTTAAAAGTTACGAAACATATGCAGACAAACTGCACAAAGCTGTATCTTACATGATTGATGCAATAGACGATGCCAACGTGATTTTTCCATATGCAAAGAAAATGAAATCATCCCCTAAAGGTGACCCGCTTAATCAGGATTATGGCAAAAATGATGGCGAGAGATGGGGGACATTTTCCTTTTTGAAAGTGTATGTATCCAGATTTCCTGAACATGAAAATTCAATACGCATAAAAAATCATCAACAATTGAGCGTGTTTCTAACAAAAGATTCCAAGCAAACAAAAGGGTTTGGAATTGATATAGGGTGTCTCAACCCGAACTCCGTTGATAAATTGTATCAAATAGAAACCACCGAACCGCAAATTCAGCAGATTAATTCCAACCAGATTGGTTTTGAGAAGCCAAAATTCGACAGAACAGTTTCTGGCCTAAAGCAACGCTTTGCTTGTTTTTTTGATTTTGCAAAAACAAACGGGTTGACCAACTTACCATCAGATGAAGATGTCTCGCTGTTCATCACCAATCTTGAAGGAAATAAATATTATCGCAACACCGGCCATCTCAAAAAACTGGGGCTTCCAGATGACGTTGTCGACACCAATAAAAAAGCATTGCTACGGTTGGTAAATTTTGAAGGAACAAACGAAGAATATTGCAACAAGCCCATGCTGGAATAG
- a CDS encoding DUF3800 domain-containing protein — protein MLVFIDESGDPGVGTGSKYLVIAMVIFHSTADAKEVDMAIETLRQTGHHKREFKFSQVSYKTRDAFFDAIMPRSFEVKAVIRNMDKLSHIPKNVQLSPMVEYQIALNNLFHLWKLTDARIRLDGKINKKLEHYLKHHKNHLNAINPDTVKQIGMRDSKKDNLIQLADMVAGAIARSLYQDNKNSNRWRNKLKLKKSDLHYDW, from the coding sequence ATGCTGGTCTTCATCGATGAGAGCGGGGATCCGGGTGTTGGAACAGGCAGCAAATACCTAGTGATAGCAATGGTGATTTTCCATTCAACGGCGGATGCAAAAGAGGTGGATATGGCCATAGAAACGCTACGCCAAACAGGCCATCACAAACGTGAGTTTAAATTTTCACAGGTAAGTTATAAAACACGCGATGCATTTTTTGATGCCATCATGCCACGGTCTTTTGAGGTTAAAGCTGTTATCCGGAATATGGACAAACTCAGCCATATTCCAAAGAATGTTCAGCTTTCACCCATGGTGGAATATCAAATTGCCCTGAACAATTTGTTTCATCTTTGGAAATTGACCGATGCCAGAATTCGTCTGGATGGTAAAATTAATAAGAAGCTTGAGCATTATTTAAAGCATCATAAAAACCATCTGAATGCAATAAATCCAGACACAGTCAAACAAATAGGAATGCGCGATTCCAAGAAGGATAATCTTATTCAACTGGCGGATATGGTGGCAGGGGCCATTGCTCGCTCATTGTATCAGGACAACAAGAATTCCAATCGCTGGAGGAACAAATTAAAACTGAAGAAAAGCGATTTGCATTATGACTGGTAA
- a CDS encoding DMT family transporter, with amino-acid sequence MNWSDNAKGVTFMVVSIFGFVVNDTFMKSLFYHYPLFEIIFLRGLFCLPLLFIVMKTKKIQIFNHARTGWNFMLMRGFAEVMATISFLSALKYLPLPNVTAIIQILPLTVTMAAALFLNERVGIRRWAAIIIGFIGVIIVIKPGTEGFSNYSFYAVLSVVFVTLREIVTRKVPAEVPSLMVTFVTALAVTVMSGAALPFITLEMPDATALLLVFSAAVAIFFGYLFSTMAMRIGEISLVSQFRYTAMIWAVILGYVVFNDIPAPNTVIGSGIIVASGIYAFHRKRVKEGIQ; translated from the coding sequence ATGAATTGGTCCGATAACGCAAAAGGGGTCACCTTCATGGTGGTCAGCATTTTCGGTTTCGTCGTCAACGATACTTTCATGAAATCTCTTTTCTATCATTACCCGCTTTTTGAAATCATATTTTTAAGGGGATTATTCTGCCTGCCCCTTCTTTTCATCGTGATGAAAACCAAAAAAATTCAAATCTTCAACCATGCAAGGACAGGTTGGAATTTCATGCTGATGCGGGGATTTGCCGAAGTCATGGCAACGATTTCATTTCTCAGCGCCTTAAAGTATCTTCCTCTTCCCAACGTCACCGCGATCATCCAGATCCTGCCCCTTACCGTGACGATGGCAGCGGCATTGTTTTTAAATGAACGCGTTGGCATAAGAAGATGGGCCGCGATCATTATCGGCTTTATCGGCGTGATCATTGTGATCAAGCCCGGGACTGAAGGTTTCTCGAACTACTCATTCTATGCCGTCCTTTCGGTTGTCTTTGTCACGTTGAGAGAGATCGTCACCCGCAAGGTTCCCGCCGAGGTTCCATCACTGATGGTAACCTTCGTCACCGCGCTGGCCGTGACCGTCATGTCCGGCGCAGCCTTGCCGTTCATTACCCTTGAAATGCCTGATGCGACCGCGTTGCTGCTGGTATTTTCGGCGGCGGTGGCGATTTTCTTCGGCTACCTTTTCAGCACCATGGCGATGCGTATAGGCGAGATCAGCCTGGTATCTCAATTCCGGTATACAGCCATGATCTGGGCGGTGATATTGGGCTATGTTGTCTTCAACGATATCCCGGCCCCAAACACCGTCATCGGCTCCGGCATCATTGTGGCATCCGGCATTTACGCCTTCCACCGGAAGAGAGTTAAAGAAGGAATTCAGTGA
- a CDS encoding DMT family transporter, with protein sequence MSSSLLRAIIAILVGIAALDSMGVIVRMLGGDYPILMVSVMRNFFGLIPVIAILMMGPGLGEIRKIFKARHLLILALRGASVLMAQMSFYTALTKIEFATASALGFTSPFFISALSIPILGHRVGWVRFAAIVVGFAGVLTILKPFDEAFTIWMLLPVLAALGYGLSNVLVRLFPDDVPSAAIQTGQQWASFCFGLVLLFTISEPVPIASSTDAMLFILLGCFGGIGVMGLVVAYRLVEPSILAPFEYFGIPISFLLGWMFFDEAPFATLFPGVLFIVGAGLIIIVRERRAQNRKASVDLPIKVKG encoded by the coding sequence ATGAGTTCCAGTCTTCTGCGGGCCATAATTGCCATCCTCGTCGGCATTGCCGCGCTGGATTCCATGGGAGTAATCGTGCGCATGCTGGGCGGGGATTACCCGATCCTGATGGTATCGGTCATGCGTAATTTTTTCGGCCTCATCCCGGTCATTGCCATTCTGATGATGGGCCCGGGGCTTGGCGAGATCCGCAAGATATTCAAGGCGCGGCATCTGCTGATACTGGCCTTGCGCGGCGCTTCGGTGCTGATGGCGCAGATGAGTTTTTATACCGCGCTGACAAAGATCGAGTTTGCCACGGCTTCCGCGCTCGGTTTCACCAGTCCGTTTTTCATCTCGGCGCTTTCCATTCCCATTCTTGGTCATCGTGTCGGCTGGGTAAGGTTCGCCGCAATCGTGGTAGGATTTGCCGGGGTGCTGACGATCCTTAAACCTTTTGACGAGGCTTTCACGATCTGGATGCTGCTGCCGGTGCTGGCGGCATTGGGTTACGGGCTTTCAAACGTGCTGGTCAGGCTGTTCCCCGATGATGTTCCTTCCGCGGCAATTCAGACGGGCCAGCAATGGGCCTCATTCTGTTTCGGGCTGGTGCTGCTTTTCACCATCAGCGAGCCAGTGCCGATTGCCTCAAGTACCGATGCCATGCTTTTTATATTGCTTGGATGTTTTGGCGGAATAGGGGTGATGGGGCTGGTGGTGGCGTATCGGCTTGTTGAGCCGTCGATCCTCGCCCCGTTTGAATATTTCGGAATTCCCATTTCCTTTCTGCTGGGCTGGATGTTTTTTGATGAAGCACCTTTTGCCACGCTCTTCCCGGGGGTGCTTTTCATCGTTGGTGCCGGGCTTATCATTATCGTGCGGGAGCGAAGGGCGCAGAACCGGAAAGCTTCGGTCGATCTGCCGATCAAGGTGAAAGGTTGA
- a CDS encoding SDR family NAD(P)-dependent oxidoreductase, whose product MKTLAGQLASQAATVVIASQDRAATHALAERIAASTGNPTVRGEHLDMTSLDSVRRFADKFKNTNSWLDGLINTGDMDKTKAVNTHDGHHWQIGVNFLGPFLLTELLMPLLKISAPARIVHTSCVFHERGELDLTDLDYRTRKNPGREAWCQSKLALALYARAQAKMLEGSGVSAFGVHIGCTQTKTLQFPHISLYRKLLKILKGSDGLITTWQSVQTTLHCLLDEESQYHAGEYFSQGSVFYRSRQHRSGGWPMTSPHPDMQDDQLGLMLYEKAAQLVNLRGVRDKAA is encoded by the coding sequence ATGAAAACATTGGCAGGGCAGCTTGCCTCGCAAGCGGCGACCGTTGTCATAGCCAGTCAGGATCGTGCCGCAACGCACGCCCTTGCGGAAAGAATTGCTGCATCAACAGGCAACCCAACGGTGCGCGGTGAGCATCTTGATATGACGTCACTGGACTCGGTGCGGCGTTTTGCAGACAAGTTCAAGAACACCAATTCCTGGCTGGATGGCCTGATCAATACCGGCGACATGGACAAGACAAAAGCTGTTAATACCCATGACGGGCATCATTGGCAAATCGGCGTCAACTTTCTTGGCCCGTTTCTTCTGACCGAATTGCTGATGCCCTTGCTGAAGATTTCCGCCCCTGCCCGTATCGTGCATACATCCTGCGTTTTTCACGAACGTGGTGAGCTTGATCTGACGGATCTTGATTACAGGACCAGAAAAAATCCAGGAAGAGAAGCCTGGTGCCAGTCAAAACTGGCGTTAGCGCTCTATGCCCGCGCGCAGGCGAAAATGCTGGAAGGATCAGGCGTATCTGCCTTTGGGGTCCATATCGGGTGCACGCAAACCAAAACCTTGCAATTTCCCCATATCTCACTTTACAGGAAACTGCTGAAGATCCTGAAAGGGTCGGATGGACTGATTACGACATGGCAATCGGTTCAGACCACGCTTCATTGCCTGCTTGATGAGGAAAGCCAATATCATGCCGGGGAATATTTCTCCCAAGGCAGCGTTTTCTATCGATCCAGACAGCACCGCAGCGGGGGCTGGCCGATGACCTCCCCGCATCCTGACATGCAGGATGATCAACTTGGGCTGATGCTTTATGAAAAAGCCGCCCAGCTGGTCAATCTTCGTGGGGTCAGGGACAAAGCCGCATGA
- a CDS encoding type IV pilin protein: MGKGFSLIELLVVIAIIGILASVGLVAYQTYITSTKDDAGIATADEVVNLLEYDHASITSDISSRSALNQNLGKTSWCRDQVDQIVFQLNTVQNKTNTHDDACPFAFNGNRAWRQADYLDTSNNVNYFAQCPVQISGASIDVPRGSLMVACVNSIATIESSQYRLFTCFCSGEDSCATTDVGTDCSAPPHLGYGSESACRLNWSTHPGNIDKCASPGAFR, from the coding sequence GTGGGAAAGGGATTTTCCCTCATTGAGCTGCTGGTGGTCATAGCGATTATCGGTATTCTCGCTTCCGTCGGGCTGGTGGCTTATCAGACCTATATTACCAGCACGAAAGATGATGCCGGCATCGCCACCGCGGATGAGGTGGTCAATCTGCTGGAATATGACCATGCCTCGATCACCTCGGATATCAGTTCCAGATCCGCCTTGAACCAGAATCTCGGCAAGACGTCCTGGTGCCGGGATCAGGTGGATCAGATCGTCTTTCAGCTCAACACGGTACAGAACAAGACAAACACCCATGATGATGCCTGTCCTTTCGCCTTTAACGGCAACAGGGCCTGGAGGCAGGCGGACTATCTCGATACCTCGAACAACGTCAACTATTTTGCGCAATGCCCGGTGCAGATCAGCGGGGCCAGCATCGATGTCCCGCGCGGCAGCCTGATGGTTGCCTGCGTCAACAGCATCGCGACGATTGAAAGCAGCCAGTACAGGTTATTCACCTGTTTCTGCAGTGGGGAGGACAGTTGCGCGACCACCGATGTCGGCACGGATTGTTCAGCGCCGCCGCATCTCGGCTATGGGAGCGAGAGTGCCTGCAGGCTCAACTGGTCCACCCATCCCGGAAATATCGATAAATGCGCCTCCCCGGGAGCGTTCAGATGA
- a CDS encoding urease accessory protein UreD, translating into MPGSADLHHEEIALERAHGKVNLTLKDAALQRLFQSGSAKAFLPVTYGKATEVVLANTAGGLADGDIFSYEICAEANSRIAATTQAAERVYQALGGGMAEARLTIKATGRSDVFWLPHETILYDRSRFCRRIDVHLDASSKVVLGEIVVFGRKASGEVMTAGHIEDHWRVHRDGQLVHAEAFRLAGDVRAILAHAAGANQAGVMATLLMIAPEELHPLAATLRNIESTDGAWVGVSSWDGKLVVRLVAPELFSIKPTIATILERMTSLPLPRAWAL; encoded by the coding sequence ATGCCCGGATCTGCCGACTTGCATCACGAAGAGATTGCCCTTGAACGCGCTCATGGCAAGGTAAATCTCACCCTCAAGGATGCGGCATTGCAGCGGTTGTTCCAGTCCGGATCAGCCAAGGCATTCCTGCCCGTAACATATGGGAAGGCGACGGAAGTTGTGCTCGCCAATACCGCTGGCGGGCTTGCTGATGGTGATATCTTTTCCTATGAGATTTGCGCCGAGGCGAACAGCCGCATCGCGGCAACAACGCAGGCAGCAGAGCGGGTGTATCAGGCGCTTGGGGGCGGCATGGCTGAGGCCCGTCTGACCATCAAGGCAACGGGCAGGAGCGATGTATTCTGGTTGCCGCATGAAACCATTCTCTATGACAGGAGCCGGTTTTGCCGCCGGATTGATGTCCATCTTGATGCCTCCAGCAAGGTAGTGCTGGGTGAAATTGTTGTGTTTGGCCGTAAAGCCAGTGGTGAAGTGATGACCGCGGGTCATATTGAGGATCACTGGCGGGTGCATCGTGATGGCCAGCTTGTTCATGCCGAAGCTTTCCGGCTGGCGGGTGATGTCAGGGCAATTCTTGCACATGCGGCAGGCGCAAATCAGGCTGGCGTGATGGCAACATTGTTGATGATTGCGCCAGAGGAATTACATCCGCTGGCTGCCACTCTCCGCAATATTGAGTCCACCGATGGCGCATGGGTTGGGGTGTCATCCTGGGATGGCAAACTGGTGGTGCGGCTTGTTGCGCCGGAACTCTTTTCGATCAAACCCACCATCGCAACAATACTTGAACGGATGACGTCATTACCCCTGCCAAGAGCCTGGGCATTATAG
- a CDS encoding urease subunit gamma, whose product MKLTPREKDKLLVSLAAMVARSRLARGVKLNYPEAVALITDFVVEGARDGKSVAELMEAGAHVVRRGDCMEGVPEMIHDVQVEATFPDGTKLVTVHHPVRS is encoded by the coding sequence ATGAAACTGACCCCGAGAGAAAAAGACAAATTGCTGGTTTCGCTGGCGGCCATGGTGGCGCGGTCCCGCCTGGCCCGGGGTGTCAAGCTCAATTACCCGGAAGCGGTGGCGCTGATCACCGATTTCGTCGTTGAAGGTGCGCGGGATGGCAAGAGCGTGGCCGAGCTGATGGAAGCCGGCGCCCATGTTGTCCGCCGTGGTGACTGCATGGAAGGGGTGCCGGAGATGATCCATGATGTTCAGGTTGAGGCGACTTTTCCCGACGGCACGAAACTCGTGACCGTCCATCACCCCGTTCGTTCGTAA
- a CDS encoding urease subunit beta, translating to MIPGEVIVNDEELLLNPDHEAIEIEVANTGDRPVQVGSHYHFHEANAALAFDREVSRGMRLDIPAGTAVRFEPGQKRLVRLIPYGGARRVFGFNQQIMGEL from the coding sequence ATGATACCAGGTGAAGTAATCGTCAATGATGAAGAGTTGCTGCTCAACCCAGATCATGAGGCCATCGAGATTGAAGTGGCCAATACGGGCGACAGGCCGGTTCAGGTTGGCAGCCATTATCATTTTCATGAAGCAAACGCGGCGCTTGCCTTCGATCGTGAGGTCAGTCGCGGGATGCGCCTTGATATTCCTGCCGGGACGGCGGTCAGGTTCGAGCCGGGGCAGAAGCGTCTTGTGCGCCTCATCCCCTATGGCGGGGCGCGGCGGGTTTTCGGGTTCAATCAGCAGATCATGGGAGAGCTGTGA
- the ureC gene encoding urease subunit alpha, which produces MAVSISRKIYADMYGPTTGDKIRLADTELFIEVEKDLTSYGEEVKFGGGKVIRDGMGQSQLTRQDGAVDTVITNALIVDVTGIYKADIGLKDGVIHAIGKAGNPDTQSGVDIVIGPGTEIIAGEKHIVTAGGFDSHIHFICPQQIDDALHSGLTTMLGGGTGPAHGTLATTCTPGPWHISRMLQSADAFAMNLAFAGKGNASLPGALEEQVSAGASALKLHEDWGTTPAAIDTCLSVADAMDVQVMIHTDTLNESGFVENTIAAIRGRVIHAFHTEGAGGGHAPDIIKVCGEPNVIPSSTNPTRPYTVNTLEEHLDMLMVCHHLDKSIPEDVAFAESRIRKETIAAEDILHDMGAFSIIASDSQAMGRVGEVIIRTWQTAHKMKIQRGRLAEETGDNDNARVKRYLAKYTINPAICHGLSRHIGSIEVGKRADLVLWHPAFFGVKPEMVLLGGSIVVAQMGDPNASIPTPQPVYTRPMFGSCGGAVSASAVTFVSAAAQSSGIGASLGLANQTLAVEKTRNISKASMIHNDALPRIEVNPETYEVRADGELLTCAPAEVLPMAQRYFLY; this is translated from the coding sequence ATGGCGGTATCAATCTCGCGTAAAATCTATGCCGACATGTATGGCCCGACGACGGGTGACAAAATCCGCCTTGCCGATACCGAATTATTCATTGAAGTGGAAAAAGACCTCACCAGCTATGGCGAGGAAGTCAAGTTCGGTGGCGGCAAGGTGATCCGCGACGGCATGGGGCAGTCGCAGTTGACCAGGCAGGACGGTGCCGTTGACACCGTCATCACCAATGCGCTGATTGTCGATGTTACGGGGATTTACAAGGCAGATATCGGGCTCAAGGATGGCGTGATCCATGCCATTGGCAAGGCCGGCAATCCGGATACCCAATCCGGCGTTGATATCGTCATCGGCCCCGGAACAGAGATCATCGCCGGGGAAAAGCATATTGTCACCGCTGGCGGGTTTGACAGTCATATCCATTTCATCTGCCCGCAGCAGATTGATGATGCGCTTCATTCCGGCCTGACCACCATGCTGGGTGGCGGTACCGGGCCTGCCCATGGCACGCTGGCAACAACCTGCACCCCGGGGCCATGGCATATCTCAAGAATGCTTCAATCGGCGGATGCCTTTGCCATGAATCTGGCCTTTGCGGGCAAAGGCAATGCCAGTCTGCCCGGGGCGCTGGAAGAACAGGTTTCTGCCGGAGCATCGGCGTTGAAGCTTCATGAAGACTGGGGCACCACCCCGGCTGCCATCGATACATGCCTTTCGGTTGCAGATGCCATGGATGTGCAGGTGATGATCCATACCGATACGCTTAATGAAAGCGGGTTTGTCGAGAATACCATTGCCGCGATCAGGGGCAGGGTGATCCATGCTTTCCATACCGAAGGTGCAGGCGGCGGCCATGCACCGGATATCATCAAGGTTTGCGGTGAGCCCAATGTCATTCCGTCATCGACCAATCCGACGCGGCCCTATACCGTCAACACGCTGGAAGAGCATCTTGATATGCTCATGGTCTGCCACCATCTCGACAAGTCGATCCCAGAGGATGTGGCCTTTGCGGAAAGCCGCATCAGAAAAGAGACCATCGCGGCGGAAGACATTCTGCATGACATGGGGGCATTTTCCATCATCGCGTCGGACAGTCAGGCCATGGGGCGTGTCGGCGAAGTGATTATCCGCACCTGGCAGACAGCCCATAAAATGAAAATCCAGCGGGGCAGGCTTGCGGAAGAGACAGGCGATAATGACAATGCCCGGGTCAAACGCTATCTTGCGAAATACACGATCAATCCGGCCATCTGCCACGGGTTATCCCGACATATCGGATCCATCGAAGTCGGTAAGCGTGCCGATCTTGTGTTATGGCATCCGGCATTCTTTGGCGTCAAACCGGAAATGGTATTGCTTGGAGGGAGCATTGTCGTTGCGCAGATGGGGGACCCGAATGCATCCATCCCAACGCCCCAGCCTGTCTATACAAGGCCGATGTTTGGCTCCTGTGGAGGCGCGGTGTCGGCATCGGCCGTGACTTTTGTGAGTGCGGCGGCGCAGTCTTCCGGCATCGGGGCATCCCTTGGTCTTGCCAATCAGACGCTGGCGGTGGAAAAAACGCGGAATATTTCCAAAGCCAGCATGATCCATAATGATGCCCTGCCACGAATTGAGGTTAACCCCGAAACCTATGAAGTCCGTGCCGATGGAGAGTTGCTGACCTGCGCCCCGGCAGAGGTGCTGCCCATGGCGCAGCGGTACTTCCTTTATTGA
- a CDS encoding urease accessory protein UreE, whose amino-acid sequence MHVAHHIQKIESHDHYDDTVTLTFEARFLRRRKLVSDGGESFLVELPETRSLEEGEGFLLDDGRIFRVVSAPEPLVEVRHDELPRIAWHIGNRHTPCEIRSDHLLIRQDHVVEEMLRKLGARLEAVEAPFSPEGGAYGHGRTHGHEHHHDLP is encoded by the coding sequence ATGCATGTTGCCCATCATATCCAAAAAATCGAATCTCATGACCATTATGACGATACGGTTACCCTGACATTTGAGGCACGTTTCCTGCGCCGCCGAAAACTTGTCAGCGATGGTGGCGAGTCCTTTCTGGTCGAGTTGCCCGAAACACGATCGCTGGAAGAAGGCGAGGGGTTTCTGCTCGATGATGGCCGCATCTTTCGTGTTGTTTCCGCCCCGGAGCCGCTGGTTGAGGTGAGGCATGACGAACTCCCCCGGATTGCCTGGCATATCGGCAACCGGCATACGCCATGTGAGATCCGGTCCGATCATCTCTTGATCCGGCAGGATCATGTGGTTGAAGAAATGCTCAGAAAGCTTGGCGCAAGACTTGAGGCTGTTGAGGCACCGTTCTCACCCGAAGGCGGTGCCTACGGCCATGGCCGGACCCATGGGCATGAGCACCATCATGATCTGCCATGA
- a CDS encoding urease accessory protein UreF, producing MRSIEHNISILQSWFSPAFPIGGFSYSHGLERAINQGLVKDAESLQDWIASIISHGTGRNDALFIQAAFKGEDCNDLCLGLAAGRERHQETVEMGRAFTNVVNESYGLALPDGLAYPVAVGVAASKLGLDPGLTIQSYLQAFASNLISVGVRNIPIGQMAGQSCLVRLMPGIHKLKDEVDVSSLDDLGGSALIADIVSMQHEYDDVRMYRT from the coding sequence ATGAGAAGCATTGAGCACAATATTTCCATTCTGCAATCCTGGTTCTCTCCAGCCTTTCCAATAGGCGGTTTCAGCTATTCCCACGGTCTTGAGCGCGCAATCAATCAGGGGTTGGTGAAAGATGCGGAAAGCCTGCAGGACTGGATAGCCTCTATCATCAGCCACGGAACAGGGCGCAACGATGCGCTTTTCATCCAAGCCGCCTTCAAGGGGGAGGATTGCAACGACCTCTGTCTCGGTCTTGCCGCTGGCAGGGAACGGCATCAGGAAACTGTTGAAATGGGTAGAGCCTTCACCAACGTGGTCAATGAAAGTTATGGCCTGGCGTTGCCTGATGGGCTGGCTTATCCGGTCGCGGTCGGGGTCGCTGCATCAAAACTCGGGCTTGATCCTGGCCTGACAATCCAGAGCTACCTGCAGGCTTTTGCCAGCAACCTTATTTCAGTCGGGGTGCGGAACATCCCCATCGGGCAGATGGCGGGGCAATCCTGTCTAGTCCGTCTCATGCCGGGTATTCACAAACTTAAAGATGAGGTTGATGTATCAAGTCTTGATGATCTGGGTGGCTCGGCGCTGATTGCTGATATCGTATCCATGCAGCACGAATATGATGACGTCAGGATGTATCGGACATGA
- the ureG gene encoding urease accessory protein UreG yields the protein MKHGPLRVGIGGPVGAGKTSLTEALCRALAPRLSMAVITNDIYTREDADYLVRAQALPEERIRGVETGGCPHTAIREDASVNLAMVEDLKRCFPDLDLILIESGGDNLAANFSPELADLTIYVIDVAMGADIPRKKGPALMRSDMLVVNKIELAPHVDVDLEQMQRDTRENRGGRPFIFGSMRKSRGIDELVDFLVDQGGLHLK from the coding sequence ATCAAGCATGGCCCATTAAGGGTGGGAATAGGCGGGCCTGTCGGGGCCGGCAAGACAAGCCTTACGGAAGCCTTGTGCCGGGCGCTGGCGCCGCGTCTTTCCATGGCCGTGATCACCAATGATATCTATACCCGTGAGGATGCCGATTATCTGGTGCGGGCGCAGGCTCTTCCTGAAGAACGTATCCGCGGCGTGGAAACCGGCGGATGCCCGCATACCGCCATTCGTGAGGATGCCTCGGTCAATCTGGCCATGGTGGAGGATCTCAAGCGATGCTTTCCTGATCTTGATCTGATCCTGATTGAATCCGGTGGTGATAATCTGGCGGCAAATTTCAGCCCTGAACTCGCAGACCTGACCATCTATGTCATCGATGTCGCCATGGGGGCGGATATTCCGCGCAAGAAAGGACCGGCGCTGATGCGTTCGGATATGCTGGTGGTCAACAAGATTGAACTTGCCCCGCATGTCGATGTTGATCTTGAACAGATGCAGCGGGATACCAGGGAAAATCGCGGCGGGCGGCCGTTTATTTTCGGCTCGATGCGGAAAAGCAGGGGCATTGATGAACTGGTCGATTTTCTCGTCGATCAGGGCGGCTTGCACCTGAAGTGA